The Chloroflexota bacterium nucleotide sequence CACCACCAGGTCGGCGCCGGTCACGTTGCCCGCGTCGTGGCCGCGATGAATCCGCGCGCCGCGCGACTCGAGCTGTCCCGTAGCGGCGGTGGCGCGCAGGTCGCTGCCGCTGACCTGGAGCTCGAGATCGATCAGCGCGGCCGCCACGCCGGACATGCCCGCGCCGGCAATGCCGACCACGTGCACGCGGCGCACGTCCGCCCCGAGCAGCCGGCCGGGTGCGGCGTTCATGCCGCCGCCGCCTGCCGGGTCGGATCGGCAAGCCCGATCGCGAGCCGGGCCACGGCGTCCGCGGCGTCCGGTCGACCTCGCGCGGCTGAGGCGCTGCGCATCTGGTCCAGGCGCGGCGTGTCCGCCAAAAGGTCGGTGATCGTCGACGCCAGCTTGCCGCGGGTCAGGTCATCCTCGAGCAGCACGACCGCCGCGCCGGACGCGGCGACGGCGTTGGCGGTGGCGATTTGGTGTCCAGCCCCGAATGCGCCGGGCGCGATCACGGCCGGAGCGCCGACGGCGCCGAGCTCGGCCACCGCCGTCGCGCCCGAGCGCGTCACGATCAGGTCGGCGGCGGCCATGAGGTCCGCGAATCCTTCGTTGATGAAGGCGTGGATGTGATAGCGCGCGCGCCGGTCGGGGGAAAGGCGCTCGCGCACCGATGCAAGCCACTCGAAATCGCCGCGCCCGGTGACATGCACGATTGCGGCCCGGTCGAGCAGATGGGTGAGATCCCGCGCGATGGCGGCGTTGACCGCGTGCGCGCCCTGGCTGCCGCCGACCACCAGCACCAAAGGCTCGTCCGATTCCACGCCGACACGAGTCCGGCCCGAGTCGCGATCGGGACTGGCAAAGGCATCCCGCAGGGGATACCCCGTGAACTCGACGCGTGTGCCGCGCAGCTGCCCCACCGCCTCGCGGAAGGCCACCGTGGCGACGGTCGCCAGCGGGGCCAGCGCCTTGGTGGCCCACCCCAGTTGCGCGTCGCCCGAGAAGATCAGGCGGGGAATGCCCCGCAGCCACCCGGCCAGCATGACGGGCACGCTGACGTAGCCGCCGCTCAGGACGATCGCGTCGGGCGGTCGGGCGCCAAGGTCGCGCCACACGGCAACCGTCGAGATGCCGAGGCGCCACAGACGCGCCGGGAGCCGGGCGAAGCCCACGCCCACGATGCCGCGGACGCGGATCGGGAAGAGATCGAACTCCACGCCTCGGTACAGCTCGCGATCGAGCTCGCGCGCCCCGCACACGATGGTGATGTCGCCCTCCGCGTCGCCCAGCAGCTTGCGCAAACGCCGCGCGACGGCCAGGGTCGGAAAGATATGTCCGGCGGTGCCGCCGCCGGCCAGCACGATTCTCATTCGCGCCGCTGCAACGCGGATTTCCGCGCCACGTTGAGCAGGATGCCCATCATCAGCAGCGAAGCAAGAAGCGACGAGCCGCCCAGGCTCACAAACGGCAGCGTCAGGCCCGTGACCGGGATCAGTCCCGTGACGACGCCCATGTTCACGAACGCCTGAAACGTGAGCTGGGTGACGATGCCGACGGCCAGCAAGCGGCCGAACGGATCCTCGGTCGAGCCCGCGATCTGGATTCCCCGTACGAACAGCGCGAGAAACAGCACCAGCACGAGGCCGGTGCCGACAAGGCCGAACTCCTCGCCAATCACCGCGAAGATTGAGTCGGAATCGGGCACTGGCAGCAGAAATTTCTGCGTCCCGGCGCCCAGTCCACGCCCGGTGACGCCGCCGGCGCCCAGGGCGATCTTGGCCTGTGCGGCTTGATAGCCGGTGTTGGTGACCTCGGGGTCGCGAGTGAGAAAGGCCAGCACGCGCGCCCGCTGGTACTCGTGCACGGCGATGGATATGGCGCCGGCCGCTAGCGCGCCGATCGGCAGCACCGCAAGGTGCCGCAGCCGGACGCCGGCCACGAACAGCACGGCCAGACCCACCGCCGCCATCGTGACGGCCGTTCCCAGGTCGGGCTCGGCGACCACGGGCAACACCACGGCCGCGAGCAGCCCGCCGCCGCCCAGCAGGCCAATGCGCCAATCCCGCACGCGGTCGCCGAAGTGTTTGGCCAGCTTGGCCAGGGCCAGAATCAGGGCGAGCTTGGCGAACTCGCTGGGCTGCAGCGTGAAGTCGCCGATGACGAACCAGCGTCGGGCCGCCAGCTGCGGCGGCGCGTTCGAGAAGAAGTAGACCCCAAGCAGGAGCAGCCAGGCAATGCCCAGGGCGGGCAGGGCAACCCGCTCGTAGCGCTGGTAGTCCACGGCGCTCAGACCCAACGCCAGGACCAGGCCCGTGATCCCAAAGATCATCTGCTGAATCGTGTCGGCGTCGAGGGGCGCCCCCTCGCCGAGAACCGCCGGAATGCGCGCGCTGGCGACCATGACCGCGCCGCCCAAGGGCAGCAGCACCGTGAGCAGGAGCAGAATCGGGTCCTGCGGCGGCCAGCGGAGCCCACGCGCGGCGGGCCGTGCCTGCGTCGCCATCAGCTCACGCGGCCCGCGCCGGGATTCGCAGGTACGAAAAAACGCGGGTCATGATGCGCTGGAACGTCGGCGATGCCACGAAGGCGCCGAAATAGCCCTCCTGGGGACGGTTGATGACCACCAGCGTGAGCAGTTGGGGATCCTCCAGCGGGCCAAATCCCACATAGGACGCGATCGAGAGATCGGATTGAAAGCGCCCGCCGACCGGGATTTCGGAGGTGCCGGTCTTACCCGCGGTGCGATATCCGGCCACGGTCGCGGGGTTGTTCGGAATTCCGCCTTCGGCGCTCTCCATCATCTGCATGAGCTTGTGCGCCGATTCAGCTGAAACGACCCGCCGCACCTCCTGGGGCTGCACGAAGCCCCGCCGGCCGTCGGCGTGCTCAACCGCGCGCACGATATGGGGGCGCATGAGCACGCCGTCGTTGGCGACTGCGCCGATGGCGGCTGCAATTTGGAGCGCGGTTACCCCGATTCCGTGACCGAACGAGTTGGCCGCCAGATCCGCCTGAAACCACCCACGGTCGCCGCGCCGGCGCACGATGCCCGGCACCTCGCCGCTCAGGTCCACGCCGCTGATCTCGCCGAAGCCGAACTTCTCGATGTAGCGATAGAACCGATCCGGACCGGTCTTGTCCGCCACGAAGATGGCGCCGGTGTTGCTCGAGTGACGCAAGACGCTCGTCATGTTTTGGTCGGGATAGGTCTGCAAGTCCCAGTTCTTGAACTCCTCGCCGAAGTAGCGAATGGATCCCGGGAGGTCATGGGTCGATTCGGGCGTGATGGATTTGCTGTCCAGCCCGGCGGCCATGGTGACGAGCTTGAAGGTGCTGCCCGGCTCGTAGACGTGGCTCAGCGCGCGGTTGGCGAACTCCGGGCCGAAGGACTGGTACTCGTGCACCCGCGCCGGGTCGTAGTCCGGCACGTTGGCCAGCGCGAGGATGGCCCCGGTGCGCGGGTCCAGCATGATCACCGAGCCCGACGCCGCGCTGAAGCGCTCGACCGCGACTTCGAGCTCTTCCTCCACGATGTGCTGAATGGTGCGGTTGAGGGTGAGCGTGAGATGCGACCCATGGCGGGCCGGCAGCAGATTGTGACGCCCGATCGGGATCTCGCGGCCCAGGCGGTCCAGGTCCGACGTGCGCAGGCCGGGGCTGCCGGCCAACAAATCGTCGTAGTGCGCCTCGACCCCGGCTTGACCCACGACGTCGCCGGGTCGATCGACGCGCTCGCCGAGAAAGCCCAGCACGTGGGCGCCGAGCCGGCCATTGGGATAGACGCGCACGCGATCCGGCTCGAGCCGGATGCCCGGCAGCTCATCGGCCGCGACGGCGCTGCGCAACCGCCGTTGCTCGTCATCCAAGATGCCCCGCGCCAGCAGCGCATAGCGGGACCGCGGGTTGCTGATCGCGTTGGCAACCGAAATGGGATCGAGACCCAGGATGTCGTTGAGGCGGTTGGCGATGTCGAAGGGGGCGCTCTCCTCGTGCACCACGCGCGGGTCCGCCACCACGCTGATGGCGCTGCGCTCGATGGCCAGCACGTCGCCGGAGATGTCGAAAATCGTGCCTCGCCGCGGGTGCAGCTCGGTCCGCGCCAGCAGCTCACCGGCGCCGCGGGCGGCAAGATCCGCCGCCTGGTTGACATGCCAGTCGTAGAGGCGCCAGCCGAGGACTCCGGCGCCGAGCGCCGCGCCCCCAAGCATCACCGCCAGACGCCGGCTCGGGTCGGCGGGCGCGTTGGCGCGGTCCGTGACCGGGCGCCTACTCGCGGAGGCTGGTGATCTTGCCACTGATCGCTCGCAGAAACGCTTCCCACCACGGCATCGCATACAGCCACTGGCTCGGCGCCGCCCAGACCGGAAGGTCCAGCGACACGCCGGGTGGCAGGGCCTGACTGTTGACGAAGAGGGGATTGGTGGGTTCGCGCATGTCCAGGTCCCTGAACGCCACCCGCTGCACGGTTGGCAGATCGTTTTCGGTGGCCAGCTGCGCGCGAATGTCCTGTTGGGTCCGCAGCAGCACTTCGAGCCGCCGCTCCAGCGCCTGCACCTCACCGCCAACGCGAACGATCGCCTGCGTCTGCTGCACCCAGACCATGGCGAGCACAAAGGCCGCCACGATGAGCGCCAGCACCAGGCGCGACGGGCTGATCGGCCGCAGGACCACCTGCGCGAACTGCGCCGGCAGCGCCACGCGGCGCTGGATCCGCGCCTCACGGACGGCCATGGCGTACCTCGGTGAGAGCGCCCATCAGTGGGATAGCGTCAGACGCGCGGCGCGCAGCTTGGCGCTGCGCGCCCGCCGGTTGGCCGTCACTTCCGCCGCGTCGGCGCGCCGCGGCGAGCGCGTGAGGATCTCGGCCGTACCCGCGGCGGCCCAGGCGCGGAACCGGTGTTTGACGATGCGGTCCTCGTGGCTGTGGAACGCAATCACCGCCACGCGGCCATCCGGGGCGGCAATCTCGTGCGCCGCCTCCAGGCCGGCCGTCAGGGCGCCCAGCTCATCGTTGACGGCCATGCGCAGCGCCTGAAACGTGCGGGTGGCCGGATGAATGCGCTGGCGACCGGGGATGGCGCGTTTAACCGTCGCCGCCAGCACCGCCGTGCTGGTGATCGGCCGGCGCTGCACGATGCGGCGGGCAATGCGCCCGGCGCGCCGCTCGTCGCCAAACCGGCGCAGCAGCTCCGCAAGCTCGGGTTCGGGCAGGCGGTTGACGAGGTCCAGCGCGGGACGGCCGCCATTTGGATCGAAGCGCATGTCGAGCGGCCCGTCGTGCTGAAACGAGAAGCCGCGCGACGGGTCATCGAGCTGATCGCTGGAGAGTCCGAGGTCGAATATCACCCCGTCGGCGCGGTCGAAGCCGTGGGCCGGGGCGACGCGCGCCAGGTCGCGAAAGTTGGCCTGCACGGGTGACACGCGGGGATCGTCGTTGAAGCTGTCGCGAAGCCGCGCCACGGCATCGGGATCGGCATCGAGGGCCAGGACGCGCGCGGCTCCGGCGGCTAGGAGTGCTTGGGTGTGCCCCCCGGCGCCGGCCGTCGCGTCCACGTAGCTCCCCCCGCGTGAAACTCCCGTGAGATCAATGACCGCCGCAACGAGCACTGGAGCGTGAACTGGCGACGCTCCCTTCGGAGGTTTGGTGTATGGGGGACGCAGGGGAGGCACTGCGTCCCCCATAGAACACCCGAAAGTTAGTGTGGGGCGCCTCCACCGGCTCGCCGCATGATGGCGACGGCGTCCGCGTCGATACGGTCGCGCTGATCGCGCCAGGTATCGGCGTCCCAGATTTCAATGACATCGCCGGTGCCAATCACGGCGACTTTCTTTGCCAGGCCAGCGAAATCGATGAGGTGCGACGGAATGTTGATCCGTCCCTGCCCATCGAAGTCCACGCGCTCGGCCATGCCGAAGACGCGTCGTTTGGTGTCGCGCACGTCGGGGTCGAGGGGATCCATGTCCGCCAGACGTTCCTCGATCTGGCGCCAGCGCTCGCTCGGATAAAATGTGAGGCACCGCTCGGCGCCCACCGTGAGCACGCCCCCGCCGGGAAGCAAGGCGCGAAACTTGCTGGGGAAGGCCAAACGCCCCTTGGCGTCGAGCTGGTGGACTCGAAGTCCGGTGATGCCGTGCATTGCTCATGACGTTCGCGAGATCGCCTATCGCCCGCGGTCATCCTCCCCACGTTCCCCCACAAATCACCACTCCAGTAGTGATTCAACGGCGGAAGTAAACCACAGGCCCCACCATGCGTCAAGTGATTTGCCGAAAAATCCTTGAGATTTTTGGGCGGCTGCCGTCTGCGCGTCCGCGCCGCGGCTAGCCCGGCGTGGCGTCCGCCGGATCGATGCGGTCCAGCGCCCAGTTCGCCAGCCGGTCCGCCAGAACGTTGGCTTCTCGGCCGACGTGGGCGTACCGCACCCGCGCCCCGGCCGGCTGGGCGGCCCGGACGCGTTCCGCCAGCGGGCGCAGACCAGCGTGCTTGATGCGCCACTCGCCGCTGAGCTGCCGGACCACCAACTCGCTGTCCAATCGGAACTCGATCTCCGTGGCCCCGAGCTGCCCGGCCAGCTGCATGCCGGTCCACACGGCGTGATACTCGGCCTGGTTGTTGGTCATCACGCCCAGCCGCACGGCGGCTCGAGCCACGATCTCGTAGTGCTCGTCGAGCGCGACCACGCCGGCGGCCGCCGCCCCCGGGTTGCCCCGGCTGGCGCCGTCGCAATGAATCGTGAGCTTGATCGTCGCCCTCGAGAATCGTGCGTGGCTCGCGGGCGTGATCGTACCTGTCGGCGCGCTCGAGCTCGGCGATGACCGATCGCGCGCTGCTGCACGCCGCGGGGCCGTTCGAGCGATATCGAGCGGAGCTGGCGCTCGGGACGCATTGGTACCTGGCGGCGCTCCGCGCGGCGGGCGCGTGGACGCTTCGTTCGGAGATCGTGCGGCAGCGCCGGCTGGTCTATCTCATCGACGGGCAGGCGCTGGACCTGCTGCTGGTCATCGAGCGCCTGGTGACCGCGGGCGGCGGCGCCACGGCCGTCGAGCGCGACCGGCTCCTCTTCACCGGTGAACCGCCGATCCCGCTGACCGAGGCCGAGTTCCGCGACGCCCTGGGGCCGGATGGCTATTCCGCCTACCTCAACTACTTCTACGGCGTCACCGTCGAAGAAGCGCTGCATGGCGTCGTCGAGCTCGAGGCGGCAAAGGCCCACGCGCTGGACGCATCCGCGAGCCTTGGGATCTTTGAGCGGATTTACGGACGCTCGCTGTTGGACCTGTTGGCGGCCTACGCGGAAGAGCGCGGCGAAGACCCGCCGCGGCGCCTGGCCTGGCCGGCCTACAAGTCGTTTACCTACTGGCTGTTTCGTTTGCGGGTGCGCACCTCGGTCGCGCCGCGTATCGCCAGCGATACGCGCAAGGCCCTTGACTATCTGCGCCGGCTGCGCGGACCGGGCGGCGGATCGCCGGACCCGTTGCGTCCCGATGCGGACGCAAGCGCCGATCCCACGGCGCCGCCGAACATCATCGACATCAGGCGCCCGGCCTAGGGAATCTCAGAACAAGCGAGGCCCTCCGGCATGCACAGACCCCAATCCGTTCGACAACCCCTTCGACAAGCTCAGAGCCTGCCCCGTACTCGATACGGGGGCGAACGGATTGGGGTCGAGCCGGCGGCCGAGGTCAGACCCTTCCTCGACGACATCGGACTACGAACCCGCGTCGGCTCGACCCGGCCCGCGCGCGAGCGAGGCGACCAGGGCCAGCAGAGTGACAGCCGCGGCCGCCGCCCACGTCACGCGGAACGCGTCGAAGGCGGTGTCCAGCGGTTGATCCCCGACCACGGCCACGCCCAGAAGTCCGGCCGCCAGCACGCCCCACAGCGTGCCCCAGAGCGCCTGACCCACGGACTGCCCGGTATTCCGCGCCAATGACATGGTGGCGCTGGCCTGTCCGCGATGGCGCGGTGCCGCGGCCCCCATGAGCGAGCTGGCGTTGGCGCTGTTGAACAGGGCCAGTCCCACGCCCGTCACCAGGGTCCGCGCGACCACGTCTCCCGGGCCGGCGGCGTCGCCCAATGTGGCCATCAACGCAAGTCCCACGGCGGTAAGCGCCACGCCCACCGAGGCAACGGACCGCGTCCCCAGGCGATCGGCGAGCGCTCCCGACGGCGGCCCCAGCAGTCCCATGAGGACCGGGATCGTCGCCAGCACCAAGCCGACTTGGACCGGAGCCAGCCCCAGACCGCGCTGCAGATAAAACGGCAGCAGCAGGACGAGCGACGACAGCCCGGCGAACGCCAGAAACGCCGCCAGCGTCGCCGCGCTCAGCTCGCGCACGCGGAACATCCCGAGGTCGACCGTTGGCGCCGGCGAGCGGCGCTGCCAGGCCAGGAATCCACCGAGCAACACAATGCCCATCAGCAAAGGCACGAGCACCAGCGGCGCCACCAGACCCGCGACTTGCACCCGGTTGAGCCCGAACAGCACCAGCATGACGCCGACCACCAGCGACGCCGCCCCGGGGACGTCGAACCGCCGAGGTCCAATGGGTGCGACGTAGGGGAGGGACCGCAGCCCCAACGCCAGGCTAATCAGGCCAACCGGGACGTTGAGATAGAAGATCCAGCGCCAACCGATGGTGTCTACGAGCACGCCCCCGGCGAGCGGCCCGGTGATGAGACCCGCCGAAACCGCGCTGAGCACCCAGCCCATGGCGCGGCCGCGCTCGTTCTCCGGGAATGCGTCGATCACCAGCGCGGCGCCGATGGCCTGCGTGGCGGCGCTGCCAAGTCCTTGCAGGACCCGACACGCCACCAGCATCCACACGTTGACCGCCATGCCCGACAGCAGTGAGCCGGCCACGAAGATCGCGAGGCCCGCCACGAAGAATCGCCGCCGCCCCAGCACGTCCGCGGCGCGACCGAACGGCAGCAGCAGCCCGGTGATGACCAGCAGGTAGGCCAGCACCACCCACTGCAGCGCGTCGAAGGTTGCGTTCAGCTCGACGGCCAGCGTGGGCAGCGTGATGTTGACGGCGCTGGAGTCGAGCGTGGCCATGAACACGCTGGTCATGACGACCACGAGCGTGGTCCACTTGCGCGAAAGTCGCATCCGGTTCATGTCGCGCGGCGGGTCAGCTGAGCGAACGCGCGAACTGCACCAGCGCGCCCGCGAGCCGCTCGGCGTCTTCCGTTGAGATCGAGCTTGTGATCATGACGGTCGCGAGGCCCGCGGCGCTCTCGGCGTCCACATAGTGGTCCAGGCGCTCGCGCAGCGCTTCGAGGTCCTCCGCGGGCACGCCGCGGCGGCGCAGCAGGTCGAGGGCAACCTCCAGGCGCGGTTCTCGATGCCGGGCGTCGGGCGCGTAGACCCAGGCGATGCTCTGCAGCCGCTCCTCCAGCGGCGCCTGCAAG carries:
- the rsmH gene encoding 16S rRNA (cytosine(1402)-N(4))-methyltransferase RsmH; protein product: MPPLRPPYTKPPKGASPVHAPVLVAAVIDLTGVSRGGSYVDATAGAGGHTQALLAAGAARVLALDADPDAVARLRDSFNDDPRVSPVQANFRDLARVAPAHGFDRADGVIFDLGLSSDQLDDPSRGFSFQHDGPLDMRFDPNGGRPALDLVNRLPEPELAELLRRFGDERRAGRIARRIVQRRPITSTAVLAATVKRAIPGRQRIHPATRTFQALRMAVNDELGALTAGLEAAHEIAAPDGRVAVIAFHSHEDRIVKHRFRAWAAAGTAEILTRSPRRADAAEVTANRRARSAKLRAARLTLSH
- a CDS encoding putative peptidoglycan glycosyltransferase FtsW; this translates as MATQARPAARGLRWPPQDPILLLLTVLLPLGGAVMVASARIPAVLGEGAPLDADTIQQMIFGITGLVLALGLSAVDYQRYERVALPALGIAWLLLLGVYFFSNAPPQLAARRWFVIGDFTLQPSEFAKLALILALAKLAKHFGDRVRDWRIGLLGGGGLLAAVVLPVVAEPDLGTAVTMAAVGLAVLFVAGVRLRHLAVLPIGALAAGAISIAVHEYQRARVLAFLTRDPEVTNTGYQAAQAKIALGAGGVTGRGLGAGTQKFLLPVPDSDSIFAVIGEEFGLVGTGLVLVLFLALFVRGIQIAGSTEDPFGRLLAVGIVTQLTFQAFVNMGVVTGLIPVTGLTLPFVSLGGSSLLASLLMMGILLNVARKSALQRRE
- the mraZ gene encoding division/cell wall cluster transcriptional repressor MraZ is translated as MHGITGLRVHQLDAKGRLAFPSKFRALLPGGGVLTVGAERCLTFYPSERWRQIEERLADMDPLDPDVRDTKRRVFGMAERVDFDGQGRINIPSHLIDFAGLAKKVAVIGTGDVIEIWDADTWRDQRDRIDADAVAIMRRAGGGAPH
- a CDS encoding DHA2 family efflux MFS transporter permease subunit is translated as MNRMRLSRKWTTLVVVMTSVFMATLDSSAVNITLPTLAVELNATFDALQWVVLAYLLVITGLLLPFGRAADVLGRRRFFVAGLAIFVAGSLLSGMAVNVWMLVACRVLQGLGSAATQAIGAALVIDAFPENERGRAMGWVLSAVSAGLITGPLAGGVLVDTIGWRWIFYLNVPVGLISLALGLRSLPYVAPIGPRRFDVPGAASLVVGVMLVLFGLNRVQVAGLVAPLVLVPLLMGIVLLGGFLAWQRRSPAPTVDLGMFRVRELSAATLAAFLAFAGLSSLVLLLPFYLQRGLGLAPVQVGLVLATIPVLMGLLGPPSGALADRLGTRSVASVGVALTAVGLALMATLGDAAGPGDVVARTLVTGVGLALFNSANASSLMGAAAPRHRGQASATMSLARNTGQSVGQALWGTLWGVLAAGLLGVAVVGDQPLDTAFDAFRVTWAAAAAVTLLALVASLARGPGRADAGS
- a CDS encoding ribonuclease HI family protein produces the protein MKLTIHCDGASRGNPGAAAAGVVALDEHYEIVARAAVRLGVMTNNQAEYHAVWTGMQLAGQLGATEIEFRLDSELVVRQLSGEWRIKHAGLRPLAERVRAAQPAGARVRYAHVGREANVLADRLANWALDRIDPADATPG
- a CDS encoding glycosyltransferase → MRIVLAGGGTAGHIFPTLAVARRLRKLLGDAEGDITIVCGARELDRELYRGVEFDLFPIRVRGIVGVGFARLPARLWRLGISTVAVWRDLGARPPDAIVLSGGYVSVPVMLAGWLRGIPRLIFSGDAQLGWATKALAPLATVATVAFREAVGQLRGTRVEFTGYPLRDAFASPDRDSGRTRVGVESDEPLVLVVGGSQGAHAVNAAIARDLTHLLDRAAIVHVTGRGDFEWLASVRERLSPDRRARYHIHAFINEGFADLMAAADLIVTRSGATAVAELGAVGAPAVIAPGAFGAGHQIATANAVAASGAAVVLLEDDLTRGKLASTITDLLADTPRLDQMRSASAARGRPDAADAVARLAIGLADPTRQAAAA
- a CDS encoding penicillin-binding protein 2, which gives rise to MARSPASASRRPVTDRANAPADPSRRLAVMLGGAALGAGVLGWRLYDWHVNQAADLAARGAGELLARTELHPRRGTIFDISGDVLAIERSAISVVADPRVVHEESAPFDIANRLNDILGLDPISVANAISNPRSRYALLARGILDDEQRRLRSAVAADELPGIRLEPDRVRVYPNGRLGAHVLGFLGERVDRPGDVVGQAGVEAHYDDLLAGSPGLRTSDLDRLGREIPIGRHNLLPARHGSHLTLTLNRTIQHIVEEELEVAVERFSAASGSVIMLDPRTGAILALANVPDYDPARVHEYQSFGPEFANRALSHVYEPGSTFKLVTMAAGLDSKSITPESTHDLPGSIRYFGEEFKNWDLQTYPDQNMTSVLRHSSNTGAIFVADKTGPDRFYRYIEKFGFGEISGVDLSGEVPGIVRRRGDRGWFQADLAANSFGHGIGVTALQIAAAIGAVANDGVLMRPHIVRAVEHADGRRGFVQPQEVRRVVSAESAHKLMQMMESAEGGIPNNPATVAGYRTAGKTGTSEIPVGGRFQSDLSIASYVGFGPLEDPQLLTLVVINRPQEGYFGAFVASPTFQRIMTRVFSYLRIPARAA